In the Burkholderia cenocepacia genome, one interval contains:
- a CDS encoding thiol-disulfide oxidoreductase DCC family protein: MNTNELVLYFDGRCPLCVAEIRRLGEHDVRHRLAFVDIAEPGFDPAPLGVDLPALNRELHARLPDGRMLTGIDSILAAHTLLGRRGLVRLLRVPAMRAVFASLYRRLAGNRQAVSRWLGYRAEACCEGGTCSIGRNAESAAANRPPQDIPRRIVVRWMYAAAIVHLLVGVVLPWIAGASWLDAYHRGIERHFWSAAAPGAARAQQVWWMSLLGATVQCAAIWMLALVHLGNRLRKREVWGWLLAGLLIWAPQDMLLSWQAQVWGHVVIDVVALVAMVPPLVWLWRRDTA, translated from the coding sequence ATGAATACAAATGAATTGGTGCTGTATTTCGATGGGCGATGTCCGTTATGCGTCGCGGAAATCCGGCGTCTCGGCGAGCACGACGTGCGACACCGGCTCGCGTTCGTCGACATCGCCGAGCCGGGTTTCGATCCGGCGCCGCTGGGCGTCGACCTGCCCGCGCTGAATCGCGAACTGCATGCGCGTCTACCCGACGGACGCATGCTGACCGGCATCGACAGCATCCTCGCTGCTCACACGCTACTCGGCCGTCGCGGGCTCGTCCGGCTGCTTCGCGTGCCGGCGATGCGTGCCGTATTCGCATCGCTGTATCGCCGCCTGGCGGGCAATCGGCAAGCGGTATCGCGGTGGCTCGGGTATCGCGCAGAAGCCTGCTGCGAAGGCGGTACGTGCAGCATCGGCAGGAACGCCGAAAGCGCAGCAGCGAATCGCCCGCCACAAGACATCCCGCGCCGCATCGTCGTGCGCTGGATGTACGCAGCCGCAATCGTGCATCTGCTCGTCGGCGTGGTGCTTCCGTGGATCGCGGGCGCATCCTGGCTCGACGCGTATCACCGCGGCATCGAGCGGCATTTCTGGTCGGCAGCGGCACCCGGAGCCGCGCGCGCCCAGCAGGTCTGGTGGATGTCGCTGCTCGGCGCGACGGTGCAGTGCGCCGCGATCTGGATGCTCGCGCTCGTTCATCTCGGCAACCGGTTACGGAAACGGGAAGTATGGGGCTGGCTGCTGGCCGGCCTGTTGATCTGGGCGCCGCAGGACATGCTGTTGTCGTGGCAGGCGCAGGTGTGGGGCCATGTAGTGATCGACGTCGTCGCGCTCGTCGCGATGGTGCCGCCGCTGGTCTGGCTGTGGAGGAGGGATACCGCATGA